In Finegoldia magna ATCC 53516, a genomic segment contains:
- a CDS encoding peptidoglycan D,D-transpeptidase FtsI family protein, with protein sequence MQNKMNKRIIVVLSFLMTLFVLLVLYLTYFQIVKADKIANNEYNKRLWVDEDKVERGTIYDRDKNVLVETKKDSSGKNYRFFDYADIYGNITGYNSKTYGTAGLEKSYMKELLNINKDTPLSQLRNIVSSNNKGNDLVLTTNSTLQKLAYNLLDGKKGSIVMMNPTTGEVYVMATFPSYNPNEVSSQWQELLNRETSPLLNRATQGMYTPGSVFKIITGNAILENEDKVDKVVEDNTGTIEFNKYTISNNNGAVFGETDLRKALEKSSNVYFASQGVKLGNKILEDNASKFMLGKKIPFDLPVAVSVNGYTKTKSDADIATTSFGQGETLVTPLNMAMAMSAVANDGQMLKPYLVSQIIDSEGKVIKETKPELLSEVGNKKNMVTLKDYLRSTAESYDTLNVSTSVIAKSGTAEIKDKTSTHAWFVAAAPAKKPKFAIAVILEDDNSYGVKTAGPIASKMLNAAINELGLEK encoded by the coding sequence ATGCAAAATAAAATGAACAAAAGAATTATTGTGGTTTTATCTTTCTTGATGACTTTGTTTGTGTTGTTGGTTTTGTATTTGACTTATTTTCAAATAGTAAAAGCTGACAAAATTGCAAACAATGAATACAACAAAAGATTGTGGGTAGATGAAGATAAAGTTGAACGTGGAACAATCTATGATAGAGATAAAAATGTTTTGGTAGAAACGAAGAAAGATTCATCTGGGAAAAATTATAGATTTTTTGATTATGCAGATATTTATGGAAATATAACTGGATACAATTCAAAAACCTACGGTACAGCTGGTCTTGAAAAATCATATATGAAAGAATTGTTAAACATTAACAAGGACACTCCTTTATCGCAATTGAGAAATATAGTAAGCTCAAACAATAAAGGTAACGATCTTGTTTTGACGACAAATTCCACTTTACAAAAACTTGCCTACAATTTATTAGACGGCAAAAAAGGTTCAATTGTAATGATGAATCCGACAACTGGTGAAGTTTATGTAATGGCAACTTTCCCTTCATATAATCCAAACGAAGTTTCATCACAATGGCAAGAACTTTTGAATAGAGAGACATCTCCATTATTAAATCGTGCAACGCAAGGAATGTATACTCCAGGATCGGTTTTTAAAATAATTACTGGTAATGCAATATTAGAAAATGAAGACAAAGTTGACAAAGTTGTAGAAGATAATACTGGTACAATTGAGTTTAACAAATACACTATTTCCAATAATAATGGTGCTGTTTTTGGAGAGACGGATTTGAGAAAAGCTCTTGAGAAATCATCAAATGTTTATTTTGCATCGCAAGGTGTAAAATTGGGGAACAAAATTTTGGAAGATAACGCTTCAAAATTTATGCTTGGCAAGAAAATTCCTTTTGATTTGCCAGTAGCAGTAAGCGTTAATGGATATACAAAAACAAAAAGTGATGCAGATATTGCAACGACAAGTTTTGGACAAGGAGAAACTTTGGTAACTCCATTGAACATGGCTATGGCAATGAGCGCTGTAGCAAATGATGGACAAATGTTGAAACCTTACTTGGTTAGTCAAATAATAGATTCAGAAGGAAAAGTAATTAAAGAAACTAAGCCAGAATTATTGTCTGAAGTTGGCAATAAGAAGAATATGGTAACCTTAAAAGATTATTTGAGATCTACTGCAGAAAGTTACGATACACTTAATGTTAGTACTTCTGTAATCGCAAAATCAGGTACAGCAGAAATTAAAGATAAAACAAGTACACATGCTTGGTTTGTCGCTGCTGCACCGGCAAAAAAACCAAAATTTGCGATAGCAGTTATTTTGGAAGATGATAACTCTTATGGTGTAAAAACTGCAGGACCTATAGCTTCAAAAATGCTCAACGCAGCAATTAATGAGTTGGGATTAGAAAAATAA